The genome window AAATTTGTCGCACTCAGAGATGTCTATTTAGACGTTTACCCTGGAGAATTCGTCTGTTTACTTGGTCCATCGGGTTGTGGAAAAACTACCCTATTAAGGATTATCGCGGGTTTAGAACAACAAACCACGGGGAAAATCATCCAAGGTGGGAAAGATGTTTCCCGTTTGAGTGCCTCTGGGCGAGATTTTGGGATAGTTTTCCAATCTTATGCGTTATTTCCCAATCTAACCGCGACTCAAAACATCGCTTATGGTTTACAAAATGCTAAAGCTGAACCCGGAAAAATTAAAAATAGGGTCGAAGAATTGCTCAATATGGTAGGCTTAGAGGGAATAGGACATAAATATCCAGCCCAAATGTCAGGTGGACAACAACAAAGAGTAGCTTTAGCTAGAGCTTTGGCTTTGTCTCCTGGCTTATTACTTTTAGATGAGCCTCTCTCCGCTTTAGACGCACAAGTCAGAGTAAAACTACGCACAGAAATAACTAGATTACAAAAAAGTTTGGGCATAACCACGATTATGGTAACCCACGATCAAACCGAAGCTTTAGCTATGGCTGATCGCGCTGTAGTGATGGATAAGGGTTATATCGCTCAAATTGGTTCTCCCCACGCGATTTATCAACGTCCTAATACTCCTTTTGTGGCTAATTTTATCGGAGTCATGAACTTTTTAAAAGGGGTAACTACCGCTAAGAATCAGGTACGTTGTGGTAATAATATTAACCTGGAAATTATTGACCAGGATTTGGGGGTTAATACTCCTGTGAGTATCGCTATTCGTCCCGAAAATGTTTCTTTAGTTACTGCCGCTGATAATCTACCTAATGTAATTAATGCCACCATTGAATCGGTAGAATTTTTAGGCTCTAACTATCATCTTAGTTTATCTCCTGATGGTAACGCTCAAGAAATTATGACCATTGAGTTATCTACTCATCAGGTTAGAGACTTAGATTTAAGCTATGGTTCAACTCTGCAATTGCAATTACCACCAGATAAGATACAAGTATTCCCAGAAATATGACTATTACTACTAGCAAAACTCAGGTAATTAAACCCATTATCACCAGAGAAGACTGGATCATGCGTATTGTTCTGGTTGTGAGTACTCTGTGGTTATTATGGGGTGTGGTTTTACCTCTTTCTCCTATTTTTTTAAAAAGTTTCCAGGATAAAGAGGGTAATTGGATTGGTTTACAAAATTATCTCGATTATGTAACTAATCCTAATTTGGTTGCTTCTTTTTTTAATAGTTTTTATGTGGCGATCGCTAGTACCTTAATTTCAGTATTCCTGGCTTTTATCTTTGCTTACGCTTTGACGCGTACTGCAATACATGGTAAAAAAATCTTTAACATCTTAGGGATGCTGCCTTTATATATACCACCTTTAGCTCATGCGATCGGTTTAATCTATTTATTCGGGAGACAGGGTATTATTACTAGAGCAGGTTGGGATATTGGGCTATATGGCGCTACTGGTATTATTATGGGTGAGAGTCTTTATTGTTTTCCCCAAGCTTTAGTGATTCTGATCACCGCTTTAAGTTTAACCGATGCTCGTCTCTATGAAGCAGCGGAGGTTTTAAGAACTCCTAAATGGCGAACTTTTTTGACTGTAACCTTACCTAGCGTTAAATATGGTTTAATTAGCGCAGTTTTTGTCTGTTTTATCCTCGCTTTTACAGATTTCGGTGTCCCCAAGGTTGTAGGGGGTAATTTTAATGTTTTAGCGACAGATATTTATAAACAGGTAATTGGACAACAAAACTTCTCCATGGGTGCGACTATTAGCGTTTTTCTGTTAATTCCTGCTGTGATGGCTTTTATCATTGATAGAATTATCCAAAGACGTCAAACAGCCTTAGTTAGTGCTAAAGCAGTACCTTTACAACCTAAACCGAATAAACTCCTCGATAGTTTAATGTTCGTTTTCTGTGCAATGATTGTTTTAGCAGCAATTATTATCTTCGCCACGATTATTCTAGCTTCCTTAATTAAGATTTGGCCCTATGATTTCTATCAGTTTAAATTTAGTCTGAGTAACTTTGACTTTAGTAGAGTCGCAGGTGGTGGTTATAGCGCTTATCAAAATAGTATTATTGTGTCCCTATTAACAGCTATTTTCGGGACAATCTTAGTATTTATTGGCGCTTATCTGGTAGAAAAAGGCAAAAATCTGCGCATTTTACGCTTAATTAACTATTTTCTCTCTACAATGCCCTTAGCTTTGCCTGGGTTAGTCTTAGGTTTGGGTTACCTATTTTTCTTCGTGGTAGATAATAACCTCGGGATTAATAACGGGAATCTAGCCATGGTGATTCCGAATCCTTTTGGGAATAATTGGCTGATTCCTAATCCCTTTGGGAATAAATCTTTCCCCCTAATTATCTTGTGCAATATTATCCACTTTTACACCGTTTGTTTTTTAACAGCGAATACAGCGTTAAAACAGTTAGATCCTGAATTTGAATCGGTTTCGGCTTCTATGTCTGTACCCTTTTATAAGACTTTTTGGCGCGTGACTCTGCCAATGTGTCTCCCGGCTATCTTAAGTATCGGTATCTATTATTTCGTTAACGCAATGGTAACAGTTTCAGCAATAATCTTTTTACGTCCTGATGACGCTAATTTAGCAGCGATCGCCATTGTTAATATGGATGACGCGGGAGATATTGGTGCTGCTGCGGCTATGTCCACTCTGTTAGTATTAACTAGTCTAGGGGTGCGTTTCTTTTATTGGTTATTTACCAAAAATATCGAAAAACGTAGTCAAGCTTGGTTAAAACGTTAATTCGTTACTTTTTTCATTTATACTCCCCTCCGGTTTAGGATGGGGATTCTCCATAGGTCAATTAGCTAGTTAGTGAATTGGTCAAAAGCCCGTAAAGCATCAGCTGCATACATCAATGAAGGACCACCCCCCATATAAATAGCCATCCCTAATACTTCGGCTACTTCTTCACGAGTAGCCCCTAATTCGTGGAGTGCTTTTGTATGAAATCCAATACATCCGTCGCAACGAGTGGCTACACCAATGGCTAAAGCGATTAATTCTTTAGTCTTTTTATCAAGCGCTCCATCTTTAGATGCGGCCCCTGACATACTATAAAACCCTTTGAGAGTATCGGGAATAATACCTCTTAGTTGTTTAACGTACTCGACTATATCTGCTGTGACTTCGGGATAATTTTTAGACATATCCTTAATTAGTTAGATACTATTCCAGACCATTGTACTTTTTTTTCTTGGGTACGTCGATAGGAGAAAAAATATTCTGGTTGTTGATAGGTACAAAAAGGGGCGATCGCTATCTGTTGAGGTTCGATTCCTAGTTGTCTAAGTTGTAGATAATTAACTAAAGATACATTCAGGCGCACTCTCCCTGGTTGAGAGTCTGATTCTAAAGGACTAGGATTGTGTTTAAAGGCGATCGCTATTACCTCGTCATCACTTTGGGTTGTTGCCATAATACTCTTACAGACATTAGCTGCTACGCTTAAGCCTACTTGATAGACTTTTCCGTTTATTGCTGGACCTAATGCTACACGTATATTTGCTAGCTTACTGCCTGATTCTACTAGACGGGCGATCGCTTTGGTAACTATACTTTGGGCTGTTCCTCGCCAACCTGCGTGTACAGCTGCTACTCTATTAGTCTCTACATCTCCTAGTAAAATTGGTGTACAATCAGCACTAGCTACCCAGATAGCTTGGTTAGGCTGTTCGGATATTAACCCATCACCTTCCCTAATCCCTTCGGAGGGTTTAACCACTCTATTTCCATGTATCTGTTGCAATTGATAAGTTTTCCCATCTACCCCTAAGATTTCTGTCAGTTTTGCGGGTGAATTGGGGTAAAATTGGCGAGTAAAGAAACCATGTTGCCATTGGGCTAACAGAGTGCAACGTAAATAAGGTAATTCTTGTCCTTGCCATTCCCAGAGTGTAGTGTCAGTTGCCATTAAATCTGTAGGAGTCAAAATCTTTATCTCAATTCAACTACGTATATTTTA of Gloeocapsa sp. DLM2.Bin57 contains these proteins:
- the pgeF gene encoding peptidoglycan editing factor PgeF, producing MATDTTLWEWQGQELPYLRCTLLAQWQHGFFTRQFYPNSPAKLTEILGVDGKTYQLQQIHGNRVVKPSEGIREGDGLISEQPNQAIWVASADCTPILLGDVETNRVAAVHAGWRGTAQSIVTKAIARLVESGSKLANIRVALGPAINGKVYQVGLSVAANVCKSIMATTQSDDEVIAIAFKHNPSPLESDSQPGRVRLNVSLVNYLQLRQLGIEPQQIAIAPFCTYQQPEYFFSYRRTQEKKVQWSGIVSN
- a CDS encoding putative 2-aminoethylphosphonate ABC transporter ATP-binding protein, whose amino-acid sequence is KFVALRDVYLDVYPGEFVCLLGPSGCGKTTLLRIIAGLEQQTTGKIIQGGKDVSRLSASGRDFGIVFQSYALFPNLTATQNIAYGLQNAKAEPGKIKNRVEELLNMVGLEGIGHKYPAQMSGGQQQRVALARALALSPGLLLLDEPLSALDAQVRVKLRTEITRLQKSLGITTIMVTHDQTEALAMADRAVVMDKGYIAQIGSPHAIYQRPNTPFVANFIGVMNFLKGVTTAKNQVRCGNNINLEIIDQDLGVNTPVSIAIRPENVSLVTAADNLPNVINATIESVEFLGSNYHLSLSPDGNAQEIMTIELSTHQVRDLDLSYGSTLQLQLPPDKIQVFPEI
- a CDS encoding carboxymuconolactone decarboxylase family protein, which gives rise to MSKNYPEVTADIVEYVKQLRGIIPDTLKGFYSMSGAASKDGALDKKTKELIALAIGVATRCDGCIGFHTKALHELGATREEVAEVLGMAIYMGGGPSLMYAADALRAFDQFTN
- a CDS encoding putative 2-aminoethylphosphonate ABC transporter permease subunit, with the translated sequence MRIVLVVSTLWLLWGVVLPLSPIFLKSFQDKEGNWIGLQNYLDYVTNPNLVASFFNSFYVAIASTLISVFLAFIFAYALTRTAIHGKKIFNILGMLPLYIPPLAHAIGLIYLFGRQGIITRAGWDIGLYGATGIIMGESLYCFPQALVILITALSLTDARLYEAAEVLRTPKWRTFLTVTLPSVKYGLISAVFVCFILAFTDFGVPKVVGGNFNVLATDIYKQVIGQQNFSMGATISVFLLIPAVMAFIIDRIIQRRQTALVSAKAVPLQPKPNKLLDSLMFVFCAMIVLAAIIIFATIILASLIKIWPYDFYQFKFSLSNFDFSRVAGGGYSAYQNSIIVSLLTAIFGTILVFIGAYLVEKGKNLRILRLINYFLSTMPLALPGLVLGLGYLFFFVVDNNLGINNGNLAMVIPNPFGNNWLIPNPFGNKSFPLIILCNIIHFYTVCFLTANTALKQLDPEFESVSASMSVPFYKTFWRVTLPMCLPAILSIGIYYFVNAMVTVSAIIFLRPDDANLAAIAIVNMDDAGDIGAAAAMSTLLVLTSLGVRFFYWLFTKNIEKRSQAWLKR